A stretch of the Chelonia mydas isolate rCheMyd1 chromosome 5, rCheMyd1.pri.v2, whole genome shotgun sequence genome encodes the following:
- the LOC102946984 gene encoding THAP domain-containing protein 6, protein MVKYCAAYNCSNADTKLNRKQGITFHRFPKDNKKKQQWAQAVHRADPVSGKLWTPSEWDMICSQHFNPDCFKEINGKKFLKEGSCPSIFSFPDNFQRIDNSLRRSKRAGIVLENPPLEADPSEVYVTPATVMKTANNPKRLTENFSCSHQVDTSGMCNTQDTVMTDHHYHITDSPKTLKRKLDELLAENHKLRRKLRNASDQEERLHKNVEILLDKLHSKDMLSREVT, encoded by the exons ATGGTGAAATATTGTGCAGCATATAACTGCAGTAACGCAGACACAAAGTTAAATCGGAAGCAGGGAATAACTTTTCATAG GTTTCCCAAGGATAATAAGAAAAAACAGCAGTGGGCCCAGGCAGTACATCGGGCTGACCCCGTGAGTGGCAAACTCTGGACACCATCTGAATGGGACATGATTTGTTCTCAGCATTTCAATCCTGACTGCTTCaaagaaattaatggaaagaAATTTTTAAAGGAAGGGAGTTGTCCTTCTATATTTTCCTTTCCTGACAATTTTCAG agaatagATAATTCTCTACGGAGATCAAAACGTGCTGGCATAGTTCTAGAAAATCCTCCTCTCGAGGCAGATCCCAGTGAGGTGTATGTTACACCAGCCACGGTAATG AAAACAGCGAACAACCCAAAAAGATTAACAGAAAACTTCAGCTGTTCTCATCAGGTAGACACTAGTGGGATGTGTAATACACAGGACACAGTAATG ACAGACCACCATTACCATATCACAGACAGTCCAAAAACTCTGAAGAGGAAATTGGATGAACTTTTAGCAGAGAATCACAAGCTCAGAAGAAAATTAAGGAATGCTTCTGATCAAGAAGAGAGACTCCATAAAAATGTGGAAATCTTGTTGGACAAGCTGCACTCTAAAGACATGTTGTCGAGGGAAGTAACGTGA